TGGAACAAAGCATGAACGGGCTTGCTGTTAAATCTGTAGGAATAGCAAGAGCAACAGGTATAATCGAACTCATCAATCTTACCTACAACTTATTCAGGCTTGAACAAGTTCAAAGATTAAACTTATTTACATCGTAATATGCTATTAGTTAGTTAATTAGTTGCGAATTATCGAATAAAAAATAAGAATTTTGTATGTGAATTAAAAAATAATTTGTACAATTACTTACTTTTTCAACCCAGATTTAAAAGGATTCTGATTTGTGTCTGAAAAAAATAAAAAAAACTAATTTTTAGAAGCCACCTTTGAATTTTTATAGCTTTAACTTTTTGAGAGGAACTTTTTGAGCTATTTTTTTTGTTTAGTCAATTATCTATGAGATATTTTTTAATTGCAATTTTAGTTCTGTCTGTATCATTTACAGCTTGTAAAAAAGATAAAGATACCCCGCCACCCGTAGAAAACAAACCAACACTTACGTTGGGCTTTTCTGTTGATAATCAAGCATTAGAATTTGACAAAATTCAGTACAAAAATGCTGCCGGAAATAATTACAGCGTAACTAAGTTGCTATTTTATATCTCCGCCTTTGAATTTGAAAAAAAGACCGGAGAAAAAGTATTGTTAGACAATGTGTTTTTGGTAGATGCACGGGACCCACAAAAGATTTCTTTTACGTTACCGAATCTACCTTTTGGGGACTATAAGAGTGTTAAATTTTTGATCGGCTTAGATAGCTTGCACAATATAGATAACGGCCTGCCAAACACACTTGACAACGTAAATATGGCTTGGCCAACTATGATGGGAGGCGGCTACCACTTTATGAAACTTGAAGGGAACTTCTTAGCCGATACTACAAGTTACGGATATGCAATGCACTTAGGCAAAAATAAAAACCGTGTACCAATCGAAATTATCCAAAACTTTAGCATCAGTAATAATTCCAACCAAATAAAGCTAAAAATGAACCTAAACGAATGGTATCAAAGCCCAGCAAATTATGACTTTAACATTGACGGAAATTATTCGATGCACGATAGCACAGCTATGGCCAAATTAGTACAAAATGGAATGGACGTTTTTACGTTAAATTGATAGAAAAATGAGGAAAATTAATTTATTATTGTTGTCTCTCACCCTATTTGTGGGAGTTATTTCTTGTAAAAAGTCGGAAGACACCAAGATAGATTCAAATTTTCCGCCCTACAATCCTACGTATATTGACATACAGATTCCTAAGAATCTACCCAATATGGTAATTCCTCCCGATAACCCAACAACCGTAGAAGGTGTTAGGCTCGGGAGGATGCTTTATTATGACAAACTGCTGCATCCAACCGGCAAGCAAGCCTGTGCTACCTGCCACCTACAAAGTTCTGGATTTACTACTCCCGGAACAAACATTATTCCGCATATTAACTTAGGATATGGAAGTAAATTTTTATGGGATGGATCTAAGCAGGGAAACTTAGAAAAAGCTATGCTCTTTGAAGTAGAAATCTTTTTTGGAACGGATGTTTCTCGTCTGCAAAATGACAGTAAATATCCGTTGTTATTTCATCAGGCTTTTGGATCTTCTATAATTGATTCCCAAAAATGCGCTTATGCCTTAGCGCAGTTTTTGAGAACTTTAATTTCCGGAAACTCTAAGTTTGACCGTTATATGCGCCGAGAAGCGGCTTTGACACCCAGTGAAATGCAGGGGCTTATCTTGTTTAATACCGAAAAAGGGGACTGTTTTCACTGCCATTCTGTGCCGCTAACTACCGATAGCGACCTGCATAACATCGGCTTAGATTCTATATTTAATGAAACCAATGCCGGATACTATAATATTTCCCATAACTCGGCGGACTTAGGCAAGTATAAAAGCCCTTCTCTCAGAAATGCCGGATTAAGAACCAGCTTTATGCACGATGGCCGCTTTAAAACCTTAGAAGAAGTTATTGAACACTACAATAGCAAGGTAAAGCTATCCCCGTCATTAGACCCGATAATGACCAAGCCAGGTAAAGAATTTGGCCTACAACTTTCTCCTACCGAAAAACAAAATCTAAAAGACTTTTTGTTGACTCTTACGGATTCAACAGTATTAACAGATCCGAATTTTTCGAGTCCTTTTTAGTTTGTATTTAGCTCTTTAACGAGATATTTCCCTGTTTCTGATGCGTCATTTTGGGCAATATCTTCGGGCGTTCCTTCGGCGATAATATAGCCGCCACGTTCACCGCCATAAGGCCCCATGTCTATAATCCAGTCAGCTATCTTGATTACATCTAAATTATGCTCTATTACCAGCACTGTATTTCCTTTACCTACTAAGCGGTTCAGAACATTCAGTAAATTTTCAATATCCTGAAAATGCAATCCGGTAGTTGGCTCAT
This genomic stretch from Bacteroidia bacterium harbors:
- a CDS encoding transposase, which gives rise to MRKYRLKNQIHKKGYRGNPLTDKQKAKNKIKSKTRVRVEHVFDFMEQSMNGLAVKSVGIARATGIIELINLTYNLFRLEQVQRLNLFTS
- a CDS encoding cytochrome-c peroxidase; its protein translation is MRKINLLLLSLTLFVGVISCKKSEDTKIDSNFPPYNPTYIDIQIPKNLPNMVIPPDNPTTVEGVRLGRMLYYDKLLHPTGKQACATCHLQSSGFTTPGTNIIPHINLGYGSKFLWDGSKQGNLEKAMLFEVEIFFGTDVSRLQNDSKYPLLFHQAFGSSIIDSQKCAYALAQFLRTLISGNSKFDRYMRREAALTPSEMQGLILFNTEKGDCFHCHSVPLTTDSDLHNIGLDSIFNETNAGYYNISHNSADLGKYKSPSLRNAGLRTSFMHDGRFKTLEEVIEHYNSKVKLSPSLDPIMTKPGKEFGLQLSPTEKQNLKDFLLTLTDSTVLTDPNFSSPF